Part of the Labilibaculum antarcticum genome, CCAATCCTTCTACGTCAGGATCCTGAATTGAGAAGTGAAACAGACCCGATTTGAATGGTTCAAATGTAGGTTTCTGTTCTTTGCTTTCTTTAAACTCAAACAATTCAAATCCTATCCGATCTGCGGTGGAAAGGTGGGCAATGCGAAATGTTCCCCATCCTTTGCCAAACACATCAATACACATTTCACCAATTGCAGTTTCATTTTCCTCAACAACCTCAGTAGGTGGCATAATAATATAAAAACCCATTACTTCGGTGTAAAATTCAACAGCTTTATCCAAATCCGGAACTGTGATTCCAATATGGGAAAAAGCTTTTGGGTACTCTTTTTTTCCTTCTTTCATATTTTTCTTTTTTGCATCAGCATTGGTCGATAAAAACAGACTAATGCTCATTATTAAAATTGCACTAACTTTTATAGTTATGCTTTTAAATTCTATACAATTTTAGTTTGATTTAACGACGCAAACAATATCTTACATGAATGATCCTTGGTTACATTGATGTGTTATATGTTGATTGATAGCTCATTACATAAGAGTTAAAATTCATTAAAGTTCATTGGGGATTAAATCAAAAAAAAACTGCCAATCGGTAAAGTTGGCAGTTTATATATCAAAGGCTTATGCTAGTGGCTCGAATTATCGAATAAAGTTGGTGTATATTTTCTTCTCCTGTACCGGAGCTTCTACCTTGTCTTTTCCCTGATCAATTAATTGCAATAGGTAAGCCATGTTTTTCCCTAAAACTCTCATAATTTGAACGCCTTCTTCATCTTGTAATGCTTCACCTGGAGTAGTTCCGTGAATCACATTCCAATAATTTGAGGTCGGAACCATCATTTCTGCATAGGTGATGTAATTGTTCAATTCGTTAAAAGTTGGTAATCCTCCCGAACGACGAACTGCCACAACCGAAGCACCAACTTTGTGGCGAAACAAGTTCCCATTTGCACCACTCACATAGAATGCCCGGTCTAAAAACGATTTCATATTTGCTCCCAAGGATGCAAAATGAACAGGTGAGCCAAGCAAAATGCCATCGGCTTCTTTCATTTTCTGAATCCAAATGTTTAGATCATCTCCTTTTAGCACACATTTTTCATCTTTATTTTTAGCGCATTGACCACAAGCGGTACAACCTTTTACTCCTTTGTTTCCAACATGCACGATCTCTGTTTCAATACCTTGCATTTCCAATTGCTCAGTTACCAATTTAAGGGCATGGTAAGTGTTTCCTTCTTTTTTCGGACTTCCATTAAATGCGACTACTTTCATATGTTTATAATTTTATGTTTTTGCCATATGGAACTTACCATGCTGGAATAATCATCCCTTTGTGTGTTAAAATCACTTTTGCATGGACGTTTCATTTTGTGAGATTTTTTTTTTATGATTTCAGATTCGTGATAAATTGAATTATGCACACCAATTGAAAGTGCAAAATAAGCAGGACCTGAATACTATTGTTTTAATAAAATGTTAATAGAATGAATCTATTGTAGGAATCTGATGTGATAAACAGAGTTCTTTTTATTCCAGTTTTATGCGATTCACTTTTAAACCTTCCGATTGAATGCCTCGGGCATATTTCACTGCCGATTTACCAAATATCATCACATAGCCAATTGTATGATCCTTTGGTATGCCAATTAATGTGCGTAATTCAGGATCGATATCATCAATGGCCCATTTTATCATTCCGTTCCAAAGTGTACCAATTCCATGCGAATTAGCTATCAGTTCAAAATAACTCAGTGTAATTAAGCAATCAGCCATTGGCGAAGCATCAATGGATGGGGCTGAAGCAATAATCATGTGTGGTGCATCCCTAAATATCACATCCACACCTTTGGTTTTCCATAATTTCTGATAGGAAAGCAGGAATTGAAATCGCTTCTCAAGTGTGCCGGTCTCTCTGGCATTTTTTAGTGAGTCGTAAACTTTTGATCGAAACAAATCTAAATCCTCTTTATTATCAATTAATGATATCAAAACAGCATTGTCATTGTGTCCTGTTGGTGCATGTGCCGCCGTTTCAATCAGCTCCTGAATTAATTCCTTGTCTACATTTTCCTT contains:
- a CDS encoding lactoylglutathione lyase family protein: MKEGKKEYPKAFSHIGITVPDLDKAVEFYTEVMGFYIIMPPTEVVEENETAIGEMCIDVFGKGWGTFRIAHLSTADRIGFELFEFKESKEQKPTFEPFKSGLFHFSIQDPDVEGLVAKIVEHGGKQRMPIREYYPGERPYRMCYVEDPFGNVFEIYSHSYELHYSQGAYK
- a CDS encoding flavodoxin family protein; the encoded protein is MKVVAFNGSPKKEGNTYHALKLVTEQLEMQGIETEIVHVGNKGVKGCTACGQCAKNKDEKCVLKGDDLNIWIQKMKEADGILLGSPVHFASLGANMKSFLDRAFYVSGANGNLFRHKVGASVVAVRRSGGLPTFNELNNYITYAEMMVPTSNYWNVIHGTTPGEALQDEEGVQIMRVLGKNMAYLLQLIDQGKDKVEAPVQEKKIYTNFIR
- a CDS encoding nitroreductase family protein; translated protein: MLDFKIEEDKCIECGLCAQDCPVGIIELNPKPVIRREKEKNCLKCQHCLAICPTGALSILGKKPEDSVSVSDEMPKPETISRLIKTRRSIRKYKKENVDKELIQELIETAAHAPTGHNDNAVLISLIDNKEDLDLFRSKVYDSLKNARETGTLEKRFQFLLSYQKLWKTKGVDVIFRDAPHMIIASAPSIDASPMADCLITLSYFELIANSHGIGTLWNGMIKWAIDDIDPELRTLIGIPKDHTIGYVMIFGKSAVKYARGIQSEGLKVNRIKLE